One region of Ardenticatena maritima genomic DNA includes:
- the rlmN gene encoding 23S rRNA (adenine(2503)-C(2))-methyltransferase RlmN, producing the protein METILRNPYTLTLEEWRDVLAEWGEPAYRARQIWQWLYRHLARDADAMTNLPKALRRRLAETFDFDILTPVTQLQSTDGHTRKWLLRLPDGEHIEAVLMEYDTRNTACISVQVGCAYACAFCATGQMGLIRNLAAGEIVAQIVHIERVLRDAGERPTEGHALTNIVFMGMGEPLSNYRETLKAIRILNHREGMAFGARRMTLSTVGLVPAIRRLAEEPLQVNLAISLHAPRDDLRAALLPINAQYPIAELMEAVREYIRKTNRRVTFEYAMIDGINDDVALAHELGRLLKGMLAHVNLIPLNAVPGSPWQGSPRERVRAFADVLQASYNVPVTVRVRRGIDIAAGCGQLYAQVERRGRSIVPLDAYPTHAEAARAAARRHT; encoded by the coding sequence ATGGAGACCATTTTGCGTAACCCGTACACTCTCACACTTGAAGAATGGCGCGACGTATTGGCTGAATGGGGTGAGCCGGCGTATCGTGCTCGCCAGATATGGCAGTGGCTCTATCGCCATTTGGCGCGTGATGCAGACGCCATGACCAATCTCCCCAAGGCGTTGCGCCGCCGACTGGCGGAGACGTTTGACTTCGACATTTTGACGCCGGTCACGCAGTTGCAATCCACAGATGGGCATACGCGCAAGTGGTTGTTGCGTTTACCCGATGGCGAACATATTGAGGCGGTTTTGATGGAATATGATACGCGCAACACCGCCTGCATCTCCGTGCAGGTAGGATGCGCGTATGCGTGCGCGTTTTGCGCCACGGGGCAGATGGGGTTGATACGCAACCTTGCCGCCGGCGAGATTGTGGCGCAAATTGTGCATATCGAGCGCGTTTTGCGCGACGCGGGGGAACGCCCCACTGAGGGTCATGCGTTGACGAATATCGTCTTCATGGGCATGGGCGAACCGCTGAGCAACTATCGTGAGACGCTGAAAGCCATTCGCATCCTCAATCATCGCGAAGGCATGGCGTTTGGGGCGCGTCGCATGACCCTGAGCACCGTTGGGCTGGTGCCCGCCATTCGCCGCCTGGCGGAAGAACCGCTCCAGGTCAACCTGGCGATTTCGTTGCATGCGCCCCGTGATGATTTGCGCGCGGCGTTGCTCCCCATCAACGCGCAATATCCCATCGCCGAACTTATGGAAGCCGTGCGCGAGTACATTCGCAAAACCAACCGCCGTGTAACGTTCGAGTATGCCATGATTGACGGCATCAATGACGATGTGGCGCTGGCGCACGAATTGGGGCGTTTGCTGAAAGGTATGCTGGCGCATGTCAACCTCATTCCGCTCAATGCGGTACCGGGTTCGCCGTGGCAAGGCTCCCCGCGTGAGCGGGTTCGTGCATTTGCAGACGTGCTTCAAGCGTCGTATAACGTCCCCGTGACCGTGCGGGTGCGGCGTGGCATTGATATTGCCGCCGGGTGTGGGCAACTCTATGCCCAGGTGGAACGTCGCGGTCGCAGTATCGTACCGCTTGACGCCTATCCCACCCATGCCGAAGCGGCGCGCGCCGCCGCCCGACGGCATACATGA
- a CDS encoding Asp23/Gls24 family envelope stress response protein produces MTKEANTIQIQTDLGTITISPTAIAGVASRAVLQTYGVVGMALPSLRDGLVEMLSRDHSKRGVIVHSLDDGVIVDVYVVLAYGLRLSEVANNIKENVRFAVENTVGIPVKQINVHIQSVRPVEATE; encoded by the coding sequence ATGACAAAAGAAGCGAATACCATCCAAATCCAGACCGACCTGGGAACCATCACGATCTCGCCAACTGCTATTGCCGGTGTGGCGTCGCGGGCTGTGTTGCAAACCTATGGCGTGGTGGGCATGGCGCTTCCCAGCCTGCGCGATGGATTGGTGGAGATGCTGAGCCGCGATCATTCCAAGCGCGGCGTGATTGTCCACAGCCTTGATGACGGGGTGATAGTTGACGTTTACGTCGTTCTTGCGTATGGTCTCCGCTTGTCCGAAGTAGCGAATAATATCAAGGAAAACGTGCGCTTTGCGGTTGAAAATACCGTGGGGATACCGGTCAAACAAATCAATGTCCATATTCAATCAGTGCGGCCGGTTGAGGCGACTGAATAA
- the recG gene encoding ATP-dependent DNA helicase RecG, protein MKNLYDKLVKILQLEVQRGYTNSAVIGGIDSFLTFWFQEAHATARGEDVLRVDEIVTALRSYSALSPEDRARVVADVLTRLGYPAPPVPSTRKDAPPQPRTEETHTKPTPAEPSPPPSAPSPEQKAPKPAASAAPKAKPAPAPATTAVDADALLAADARFDEPVTAAPRVGAKWAKHLQRLGIHTVRDLLYHLPHRYDDFSRLKTISELMYGDVATITGTVEQTQTRQGKRRGTLIITSLISDGTGVIQATWFNQPHLARQLRAGRAVRLSGRVGQYMGRLVMESPEWEPLDSEQLHTGGIVPVYPLTQGVPIKWLRATIRQTLDAFLPHLPDPVPAWVRQQFNLPTLHKALRQVHAPKTQSDIEEGRRRLAFDELLIIQLGVLQQRAAWKSVQGVPIPTDEAALARFQASLPFEMTGAQQRALREILDDMAQPSAMSRLLQGDVGAGKTVVAAAALLNAVANGFQGALMAPTEILAEQHARSLEKLLNPETPLLADGRPIRVALLTGSLSAGERAAVLEDLASGAVDVVVGTHALIQDDVHFHRLGLAIVDEQHRFGVRQRATLREKGYNPHMLVMSATPIPRSLALTIYGDLDLSIIDELPKGRQPIKTYVIRASERERAYTFIRKQVNEGRQAFIICPLVEESEKIEARAAVEEHARLSREVFPEFRLGLLHGRMSAEEKDAVMRAFYAGEIHILVSTAVVEVGIDVPNATVMLIESANRFGLAQLHQFRGRVGRGQYQSYCILVAEENLSAEGEARLRIMAETNDGFRLAEEDLKMRGPGEFFGTRQSGLPDLRVARLGDSRTLDLARRAAQAILERDPTLDAPQHALLRKHMERFWANAQGDLS, encoded by the coding sequence ATGAAAAACCTTTACGACAAATTGGTGAAAATTCTCCAATTGGAAGTCCAGCGGGGCTATACCAATAGCGCCGTGATTGGTGGCATTGATAGTTTCTTGACGTTTTGGTTTCAGGAAGCGCATGCAACGGCGCGCGGCGAGGACGTGTTGCGTGTGGATGAGATTGTGACGGCGCTTCGGAGTTACAGCGCGCTCTCTCCTGAGGACCGGGCGCGCGTGGTCGCTGATGTGTTGACCCGTTTGGGATACCCCGCGCCGCCGGTGCCTTCCACTCGGAAAGACGCTCCACCTCAACCGCGTACCGAAGAAACGCATACCAAACCAACTCCTGCCGAGCCGTCTCCGCCGCCGTCTGCGCCTTCGCCTGAACAGAAAGCGCCCAAGCCGGCTGCCTCGGCAGCCCCCAAAGCCAAACCCGCGCCTGCGCCCGCAACCACCGCCGTGGACGCGGACGCTTTACTTGCGGCGGATGCCCGCTTTGACGAACCGGTGACCGCTGCGCCACGTGTGGGGGCAAAATGGGCGAAACATTTGCAGCGTTTGGGCATCCACACCGTGCGCGACCTGCTCTACCATTTGCCACACCGCTACGATGATTTCAGCCGCCTCAAAACCATCAGCGAACTCATGTACGGCGATGTAGCGACCATCACCGGCACGGTGGAACAGACCCAAACGCGCCAAGGCAAACGGCGCGGGACGCTCATCATCACCTCGCTGATTAGCGATGGCACCGGCGTCATTCAGGCGACGTGGTTCAACCAACCCCACCTGGCGCGCCAATTGCGCGCCGGCCGTGCGGTGCGCCTGAGTGGACGTGTGGGGCAATACATGGGACGCCTTGTCATGGAAAGCCCCGAATGGGAGCCGCTGGACAGCGAGCAACTGCACACGGGCGGCATTGTGCCCGTCTATCCGCTCACGCAGGGCGTGCCCATCAAATGGCTGCGTGCGACGATTCGCCAAACGTTGGACGCTTTCCTGCCGCACCTGCCCGACCCCGTGCCGGCGTGGGTGCGTCAGCAGTTCAACCTGCCGACGCTCCACAAAGCCTTGCGCCAGGTACACGCCCCCAAGACGCAGAGCGACATTGAAGAAGGCCGCCGCCGCCTGGCGTTCGATGAACTCCTCATCATCCAATTGGGGGTGTTGCAACAGCGCGCAGCATGGAAGAGTGTGCAGGGTGTTCCCATTCCCACCGATGAAGCCGCGCTGGCGCGTTTTCAGGCGTCGCTCCCGTTCGAGATGACGGGGGCGCAGCAGCGCGCTTTGCGCGAAATTCTGGACGATATGGCGCAACCGTCGGCAATGAGCCGCCTGTTGCAAGGTGATGTCGGCGCCGGCAAAACGGTTGTGGCGGCTGCGGCGCTCCTCAACGCTGTGGCGAACGGGTTTCAAGGGGCGCTTATGGCGCCGACCGAAATCCTTGCCGAACAACATGCACGCTCGCTTGAAAAATTGCTCAACCCCGAAACGCCTTTGCTGGCTGATGGGCGTCCCATTCGTGTAGCGTTGCTCACCGGCAGCCTTTCGGCGGGTGAACGCGCCGCTGTGTTGGAAGACCTGGCGAGCGGCGCGGTGGATGTCGTTGTGGGGACGCATGCGCTCATTCAGGACGATGTGCACTTTCACCGCCTGGGCTTGGCGATTGTGGACGAACAGCACCGCTTTGGCGTGCGCCAGCGGGCAACCTTGCGCGAAAAAGGATATAACCCGCACATGCTTGTGATGAGCGCCACGCCCATTCCGCGCAGTCTCGCGTTGACCATCTACGGCGATCTTGATTTGAGCATCATTGATGAATTGCCCAAGGGACGCCAGCCCATCAAAACCTACGTTATTCGTGCCAGCGAGCGCGAGCGGGCGTACACGTTTATCCGCAAACAGGTGAACGAAGGCCGCCAGGCGTTCATCATTTGCCCGCTGGTGGAAGAAAGCGAGAAAATCGAAGCCCGTGCGGCGGTGGAAGAACATGCCCGCCTTAGCCGCGAGGTGTTCCCTGAGTTTCGGTTGGGATTGTTGCACGGACGCATGAGCGCCGAAGAAAAAGATGCGGTCATGCGGGCGTTCTACGCCGGCGAGATTCACATTCTCGTTTCTACGGCTGTTGTGGAAGTGGGGATTGACGTGCCCAACGCGACCGTCATGCTCATTGAAAGCGCCAACCGTTTTGGGCTGGCGCAGTTGCACCAATTCCGCGGGCGTGTCGGGCGTGGGCAGTACCAGAGTTATTGTATCCTGGTTGCCGAAGAAAACCTCTCCGCTGAAGGTGAAGCGCGGTTGCGCATTATGGCTGAAACGAACGACGGCTTCCGCCTGGCGGAGGAAGACCTGAAAATGCGCGGTCCCGGTGAGTTTTTCGGCACACGCCAGAGCGGCTTACCCGATTTGCGCGTGGCGCGCCTGGGCGATTCGCGCACGTTGGACCTGGCGCGCCGTGCGGCGCAAGCCATCCTCGAACGCGACCCCACGTTGGACGCGCCGCAACACGCCTTGTTGCGCAAACACATGGAACGCTTCTGGGCGAACGCTCAGGGCGACCTGAGTTGA
- the rpmB gene encoding 50S ribosomal protein L28: MAKCEVCGKGPATGHNVSHAHNRTKRLFAPNIQQKRVFINGKFQRVKICTRCLRTLTRKGSISA; encoded by the coding sequence ATGGCCAAATGCGAAGTTTGTGGAAAGGGTCCGGCGACTGGCCACAACGTCAGTCACGCGCACAATCGCACCAAGCGTCTGTTTGCTCCGAACATTCAGCAGAAGCGCGTGTTCATCAACGGGAAGTTTCAACGTGTGAAAATTTGCACGCGCTGCTTGCGCACGCTGACGCGCAAAGGTTCGATTTCGGCGTAA
- a CDS encoding DegV family protein: protein MIQVLTDSTADIPPEIADREGLLVVPAQVIVGEQSYREGVELTSDHLFRILREGAFLPKTSLPRGDDFAAVYQEALARGADGILAVHIGSGFSGLLSASQLYARELPIPTAFVDSGTASMALGWLAIYAARRARQGVALDALAQEVQALADRAALLAMLDTLEFARRGGRVGRLAEFVAGVLNIKPILRVAQNEVTLMARTRSRRKAVEWLCAAVAESSPHFGVAVLHTDAPDLADQLAQCVQSHISPDTEYVQTTAGAVLGAHAGPGAVGVAFLPMPSDDDEK, encoded by the coding sequence ATGATTCAGGTGCTCACAGACAGCACAGCCGATATTCCGCCGGAGATTGCCGACCGTGAGGGATTGCTGGTTGTTCCGGCACAGGTGATTGTCGGCGAGCAGTCGTATCGGGAAGGGGTGGAACTGACAAGTGACCACCTCTTTCGTATCTTACGGGAAGGTGCATTTCTCCCGAAGACATCGCTCCCGCGCGGTGATGATTTTGCGGCTGTGTATCAAGAAGCCCTTGCACGCGGCGCAGACGGCATTCTGGCTGTGCATATCGGGAGCGGGTTCAGTGGGCTGTTGAGCGCCTCCCAATTGTATGCCCGCGAACTCCCCATTCCCACCGCCTTTGTGGATAGCGGCACCGCTTCGATGGCGCTGGGCTGGCTGGCGATTTACGCCGCTCGCCGCGCCCGTCAGGGCGTCGCGCTGGATGCGCTGGCGCAAGAGGTGCAAGCGCTGGCCGACCGCGCCGCCCTCCTCGCCATGCTGGATACGCTCGAATTTGCCCGGCGTGGTGGGCGCGTGGGGCGCTTGGCCGAGTTTGTAGCGGGTGTGCTCAATATCAAACCCATCTTGCGCGTGGCGCAAAACGAAGTCACACTCATGGCGCGGACGCGCAGCCGCCGCAAGGCTGTAGAATGGCTGTGCGCCGCGGTGGCGGAATCAAGCCCCCACTTTGGCGTGGCGGTTTTGCATACCGACGCCCCCGATTTGGCGGACCAACTGGCGCAGTGCGTGCAATCGCACATCTCGCCCGATACTGAATATGTACAGACCACAGCGGGGGCGGTGCTTGGGGCTCATGCGGGCCCTGGTGCGGTGGGGGTTGCTTTTCTGCCCATGCCATCAGACGATGATGAGAAGTGA
- the coaD gene encoding pantetheine-phosphate adenylyltransferase has translation MTKVFYPGAFDPITNGQIDIAMRAAKLFDEVVVGVYARPNRKVLFSAEERVDMAQQTFKNVANITVVAYDGLTVEFARQIGAHAIVRGLRVVSDFEHEFQMALMNRQLAPDIDFVCLMTNIEHTYLSSGIVKEVALLGGDVSEFVPPHVAERLYARIRELGDNGDDSVEVVSIRNT, from the coding sequence GTGACCAAAGTTTTCTATCCGGGGGCGTTCGACCCCATCACCAACGGGCAGATTGACATTGCCATGCGCGCCGCCAAACTCTTTGACGAGGTGGTGGTTGGCGTCTATGCGCGCCCCAACCGCAAGGTGTTGTTCAGCGCCGAAGAGCGGGTGGATATGGCGCAGCAAACGTTCAAAAATGTTGCGAACATCACCGTCGTGGCGTATGATGGCCTCACGGTGGAGTTTGCGCGCCAGATTGGCGCACATGCGATTGTGCGGGGCTTGCGCGTGGTGAGCGACTTTGAACATGAGTTTCAAATGGCGCTCATGAACCGCCAACTTGCACCGGACATTGATTTTGTGTGTCTGATGACCAATATCGAACACACCTACCTGAGCAGTGGCATTGTCAAAGAAGTGGCGTTGCTGGGTGGCGATGTGAGCGAGTTTGTGCCGCCCCATGTTGCCGAGCGTTTGTATGCGCGCATTCGCGAGCTGGGGGATAACGGCGATGACTCCGTCGAAGTCGTTTCGATTCGCAACACCTGA
- a CDS encoding DegV family protein: MSNIRIVTDSSADLPQPVADALDITVVPLYIHFGEDTYREGIDITHEEFYRRMEAEAPNLPKTSAPSPADFMKVYQEILDEGDDIISIHVSAAFSTTYNNARLAAQELAPDRITVIDSRNVSMCLGWVCIAAAEAAMRGDDRDEIVEIILDMLPRLRIPSFLETLEYVRYGGRIGSAEAFLGTVLDVKPILAIEDGKVVPLEKVRTRGRALERLAAMARELAPFEDIAVMHTHAPEMAEKLADMLADVHPRQNILIAQTGVAMGGHVGPGAVGICAVVAK; this comes from the coding sequence ATGAGCAACATTCGTATCGTCACCGACAGCTCGGCGGATTTGCCGCAACCCGTCGCCGATGCACTCGATATCACGGTTGTACCGCTCTACATTCATTTCGGGGAAGATACCTATCGCGAAGGTATTGACATTACGCATGAGGAATTTTATCGGCGCATGGAAGCCGAAGCCCCCAACCTGCCGAAAACGTCGGCGCCTTCTCCCGCCGACTTCATGAAAGTGTACCAGGAAATCCTTGATGAAGGTGACGACATCATCTCCATTCACGTCTCGGCGGCGTTTAGCACCACCTACAACAACGCGCGGTTGGCGGCGCAGGAACTGGCGCCCGACCGCATTACGGTGATTGACTCGCGCAACGTGTCGATGTGCTTGGGGTGGGTGTGTATCGCCGCAGCCGAAGCCGCCATGCGTGGTGACGACCGCGATGAAATCGTTGAAATTATCCTGGATATGTTGCCGCGCTTGCGCATTCCCAGCTTCCTGGAAACGCTGGAATACGTGCGCTACGGTGGGCGTATTGGTTCCGCCGAAGCGTTTTTGGGAACGGTGCTGGATGTGAAGCCTATTCTCGCGATTGAAGACGGCAAGGTGGTGCCGCTGGAAAAAGTGCGCACACGTGGGCGTGCTCTGGAACGTCTCGCCGCGATGGCGCGCGAGCTGGCGCCCTTTGAGGATATTGCCGTGATGCATACGCATGCGCCTGAAATGGCTGAAAAACTGGCTGATATGCTGGCCGACGTCCACCCGCGCCAGAACATTTTGATTGCGCAAACCGGCGTGGCAATGGGTGGCCACGTTGGTCCGGGCGCCGTCGGTATCTGCGCTGTGGTGGCGAAATAA
- the rsmD gene encoding 16S rRNA (guanine(966)-N(2))-methyltransferase RsmD codes for MRIIGGTAKGRKLVSPKGLDVRPMMDRVREAVFSMLTHLDALHGRVLDLYSGTGAVGMEALSRGMEEAHFVERDPRAVAVIWQNLRALGFDKQAQVHRRNVEDVLTKPHLLGTSEPFDLISVTPPYQEVDYNWLVPAVAVSPFVKPGTIVLVEYPRELGHLPEHVGRLHMLRDRQYGRTRVAIYEARDENDQRAEEEEHEP; via the coding sequence ATGCGCATTATCGGAGGCACCGCCAAAGGGCGCAAACTGGTTTCACCCAAAGGGTTGGATGTGCGCCCCATGATGGACCGCGTGCGCGAAGCCGTTTTCAGCATGTTGACGCATCTCGACGCCTTGCATGGGCGCGTGCTGGACCTCTATTCGGGGACGGGCGCTGTGGGCATGGAAGCGCTGAGCCGCGGCATGGAGGAAGCCCATTTCGTGGAACGCGACCCGCGCGCTGTGGCGGTTATCTGGCAGAATTTGCGGGCGCTGGGGTTCGACAAGCAGGCGCAGGTGCACCGCCGCAATGTGGAGGACGTGCTCACCAAACCGCATTTACTCGGAACGAGCGAGCCTTTCGACCTCATCAGCGTCACCCCCCCTTACCAGGAAGTGGATTACAACTGGCTGGTGCCGGCGGTGGCGGTGTCGCCGTTTGTCAAGCCGGGTACCATTGTGCTGGTGGAATACCCGCGTGAGTTGGGGCATTTGCCCGAACACGTGGGGCGCCTGCACATGCTACGCGACCGCCAGTATGGGCGCACGCGGGTTGCCATTTATGAAGCCCGTGATGAGAACGATCAGCGTGCGGAAGAGGAGGAACACGAGCCGTGA
- the rpe gene encoding ribulose-phosphate 3-epimerase: MSIWIVPSILSADFTALGEAAQAAESGGADAIQIDVMDGHFVPNITVGIPVVAALRQRIRLPLDVHLMIEEPARYVDAFIEAGADILTVHVEADRHLHRTIQHIRQRGIKAGVALNPATPPEAVEYILPDVDLVLVMTVNPGFGGQAFIETMLPKIRRLRTMLDALGRSDVPIEVDGGINAETAPRVVEAGARWLVAGSAVYASPLGVAGAIQHLRQRAEDALARVS, translated from the coding sequence ATGAGCATTTGGATTGTTCCCTCAATCTTGAGCGCTGATTTCACAGCGTTGGGAGAAGCCGCCCAAGCCGCCGAAAGCGGCGGTGCGGATGCTATCCAGATTGATGTGATGGATGGGCATTTCGTGCCCAATATCACAGTCGGCATTCCGGTTGTGGCAGCGTTGCGTCAGCGCATCCGCTTGCCTTTGGATGTGCACCTGATGATTGAAGAGCCGGCGCGCTATGTGGACGCTTTCATTGAGGCGGGGGCTGATATCCTCACCGTCCACGTCGAAGCCGACCGGCATCTGCATCGGACAATCCAGCACATTCGCCAACGGGGCATCAAGGCGGGCGTGGCGCTCAATCCGGCAACGCCCCCCGAAGCCGTCGAATACATTTTGCCTGATGTGGACCTGGTGCTGGTGATGACCGTCAATCCGGGGTTTGGCGGGCAAGCCTTTATCGAAACGATGTTGCCAAAAATTCGCCGATTGCGTACCATGCTGGACGCGCTGGGGCGCTCGGATGTGCCCATTGAAGTGGACGGCGGCATCAACGCCGAAACTGCGCCGCGCGTGGTGGAAGCCGGCGCGCGCTGGCTTGTTGCCGGTTCGGCGGTGTATGCGTCGCCGCTTGGCGTCGCCGGTGCCATTCAGCATCTGCGCCAACGTGCTGAAGACGCCTTGGCGCGCGTCTCATGA
- a CDS encoding DAK2 domain-containing protein has translation MADNKTPSSLRVHESLTVLDGGLLRELVKAAAAWLNRNKEKVNALNVFPVPDGDTGTNMNLTMRSALKELEASPATRLDEVAKVVAQGALLGARGNSGVILSQLLRGFARGLEGKETATTADIAVAFQMASKAAYSAVMKPVEGTILTVAREAAEEAERSAAATDDIVQLLENVLNAAQEALRRTPEMLQVLKDAGVVDSGGQGLVFLFEGMVRYLKGEPVEQPSETSAIPDHLPELDAPPEPLADGRYGYDIQFLIRGENLDVDAIREVITSMGDCALVVGDSNVVKVHVHCLNPGPALEYGANLGMLDDIVVENMDLQYEQFKQQAEHAPTTPPMPTKRVSTEAATGIATVAVVPGDGLREVFESLNVSAIVPGGQTMNPSTQDLLEAINAVESDTVIVLPNNKNIILAAQQAAELSEKTVYVVPTRTVPQGIAAMMAFNFKSDVESNVQNMQEAAEHVVSGEVTRAVRTTQIDGVEVQEGDFIGILDGRLVVAAKDLTEVVRSMLKTADPARFEIATFYYGADLSEEEAHRVIETLRAEFPELEMEVVYGGQPNYHFFFSLE, from the coding sequence GTGGCTGACAACAAAACTCCTTCGAGCCTGCGTGTGCATGAATCTTTGACCGTGTTGGATGGCGGCTTGTTGCGTGAATTGGTCAAAGCCGCGGCGGCGTGGCTCAACCGCAATAAGGAAAAAGTCAACGCGCTGAATGTGTTCCCTGTTCCCGATGGGGATACAGGAACGAATATGAACCTGACCATGCGCAGTGCGCTCAAGGAACTGGAAGCGAGCCCGGCGACGCGCCTGGATGAAGTAGCGAAGGTGGTGGCGCAAGGGGCGTTGCTGGGAGCGCGCGGCAATTCTGGGGTGATTCTTTCGCAGTTGCTGCGCGGGTTTGCACGTGGGCTTGAAGGCAAGGAAACAGCAACCACAGCGGACATTGCCGTTGCCTTCCAAATGGCGAGCAAGGCTGCGTACAGCGCCGTGATGAAGCCCGTCGAAGGGACGATCCTCACCGTGGCGCGTGAAGCGGCTGAGGAAGCCGAACGGAGCGCCGCAGCGACCGATGATATTGTGCAGTTGCTTGAAAATGTATTGAACGCTGCCCAAGAGGCCTTGCGCCGCACACCGGAGATGCTGCAAGTGCTCAAAGACGCCGGTGTTGTGGATAGCGGTGGGCAAGGGCTGGTCTTCCTTTTTGAAGGGATGGTGCGCTATTTGAAAGGAGAACCTGTGGAACAACCATCTGAAACGAGCGCTATTCCCGACCATTTGCCTGAATTGGATGCGCCGCCTGAACCGCTGGCAGACGGGCGCTACGGCTACGATATCCAGTTCCTCATTCGGGGTGAGAACCTGGATGTCGATGCCATCCGTGAAGTGATTACCAGCATGGGGGATTGTGCGCTGGTGGTCGGCGATAGCAACGTTGTCAAGGTGCATGTGCACTGTCTCAACCCCGGTCCGGCGTTGGAATACGGGGCAAACCTTGGCATGCTCGATGATATTGTGGTCGAAAACATGGACTTACAGTATGAACAATTCAAACAGCAAGCCGAGCATGCGCCGACTACGCCCCCTATGCCCACCAAGCGCGTGAGTACGGAAGCGGCAACCGGTATCGCGACGGTGGCGGTTGTGCCGGGGGATGGTTTGCGCGAGGTTTTTGAGAGCCTCAATGTGAGCGCCATTGTTCCTGGTGGGCAAACCATGAACCCCAGCACGCAGGATTTGCTGGAAGCCATCAATGCTGTGGAAAGCGATACAGTCATTGTGTTGCCCAACAACAAGAATATCATCCTTGCGGCGCAGCAGGCGGCGGAATTGAGCGAGAAAACGGTGTATGTCGTGCCAACCCGCACAGTGCCGCAAGGTATCGCCGCGATGATGGCGTTCAATTTCAAGAGCGATGTTGAAAGCAACGTGCAAAATATGCAGGAAGCGGCGGAACATGTCGTCAGTGGGGAAGTGACCCGCGCGGTGCGCACCACGCAAATTGATGGTGTTGAAGTGCAGGAAGGGGACTTCATCGGCATTCTGGATGGGCGTTTGGTGGTTGCCGCCAAAGATTTGACGGAAGTGGTGCGTTCGATGCTCAAAACCGCCGACCCTGCACGCTTTGAGATTGCCACCTTCTACTATGGAGCGGATTTGTCCGAAGAGGAAGCGCACCGCGTGATTGAAACATTGCGGGCGGAGTTCCCCGAGTTGGAGATGGAAGTGGTCTATGGTGGACAACCCAATTACCACTTCTTTTTCTCGCTGGAATAA
- a CDS encoding DegV family protein has protein sequence MSKIAIITDSTADLTPAEQAEFGIHVVPLNIHIGDKVYQDGVDLDRESFFHMLRDPSMPTPYTSPPTVQQFVDVYTQAVDALTDDPNEVVDIISLHISREMSKTIEVAQQAALQMVGRANVHIVDSRLTSVGLGLLAKEAAKAIQAGYSIEEAVRMLRGLVNHVYIVFFVETLDFLQRGGQIGPAQVLLGTMLNIKPILMIEEGQIEPLEKVRTREKAIEKLAEFVAEFGYIEHITILHHHGDPNEIEHLITLIRNQRPDVSLDVREYGPVLAVHVGPDALGVMVSEGLTDNPWDV, from the coding sequence ATGAGCAAAATAGCGATTATCACCGACAGCACAGCCGATTTGACACCTGCTGAACAAGCGGAGTTTGGGATTCACGTTGTCCCGTTGAATATTCACATTGGCGACAAGGTGTATCAGGATGGCGTTGATTTAGACCGCGAGTCGTTCTTTCACATGCTGCGCGACCCGTCCATGCCGACGCCCTACACGTCGCCGCCGACGGTACAGCAGTTTGTGGATGTGTACACACAGGCGGTTGATGCTTTGACCGACGACCCGAACGAGGTGGTGGATATCATCTCGCTTCACATTTCGCGCGAGATGAGTAAAACCATCGAAGTCGCTCAGCAAGCGGCGTTGCAGATGGTGGGGCGTGCCAATGTGCACATTGTGGACTCGCGGTTGACCAGCGTGGGGCTTGGGTTGCTTGCGAAAGAGGCCGCCAAGGCGATCCAAGCCGGCTATTCGATTGAAGAGGCCGTGCGCATGCTGCGCGGGCTTGTCAATCACGTGTACATTGTCTTTTTCGTCGAAACGCTGGACTTTCTGCAACGTGGTGGACAAATCGGGCCTGCGCAGGTCTTGTTGGGGACGATGCTCAACATCAAGCCCATCCTGATGATTGAAGAAGGGCAAATTGAGCCGCTTGAAAAAGTGCGCACGCGCGAGAAAGCCATTGAAAAGTTGGCGGAGTTTGTCGCCGAGTTTGGGTATATCGAACACATTACCATCCTGCACCACCATGGCGACCCAAACGAAATCGAACACCTGATTACGCTGATTCGCAATCAGCGCCCGGATGTCTCGCTTGATGTGCGCGAGTACGGGCCGGTTTTGGCTGTGCATGTGGGGCCAGACGCGCTGGGCGTGATGGTTTCCGAAGGGTTGACCGACAACCCGTGGGATGTGTAA